In Halostagnicola larsenii XH-48, the sequence GTCCACTTCCTGCACGTGATCGACATCGGGACCGAGATGTCGGCGTCCGGGCTCGGAACGATCGCGCCGGAACTCACGGAAACGCTCGAGCAAGAGGGAACCGATGCACTCGAGAGCGCCCAGGAACGAGCCGAAGCGGCCGGTGTGCAACACGAACGGACCATGCTCGAGGGAACCCCACAGGAGGCAATCACCGACTACAGCAGTGACCACTCCGTGGATCTCATCGTAATGGGTCAGAGCGGTCGCTCGGGACTCAAAGAGCACATCATCGGCAGTTCGACGGACCGCGTTATCCGATCCGGCGAAGCCCCGGTACTCGTCGCACACGCGGAGCGTACAGAATCGGGAGACGGAAAGTAAACTACCCCTCTCTACTCGTTTGCCTTCGGCTCATTCCTTGAGGACGCAGCTTTCCCCGTGGTGGCGGTTTCGGCCTCCTCCCTGCATGGACGTTGCGCAGTTCACGACGGCGATTCACAGGTGGGTGTTGCTCTCATCCTCGCTACTTCGGTCGGCCTTCAAAGGTTGATAATAAATATAATTCAGGCATCCCGGCCCGTGACAATCTCCCTTCCCCAACACAAATTCAGAAAGTCGGTTCTTAACCGGTATAATTGCCACTATCAGCCGTATAGTCGGATTTGTTCAGGGCAAAATTCCCGTTCAGGTCAGATGTTTGAGTATTGTTCAGGGCAAAAACGCAGTACGGAAGCGATGTTCAGGGCAAATACTCACCCAAAACCAACTAGTATACAATGGGTTGCACCCGTTGGACAGGGTTGCGGACAGCCTCTCGGCCTATGACATGTTTATCAGCATACTGATGGGTGGTATGCGACTAGATGGACGCGCAGTACGAGGCGGATCACTGATGTCTGAAAGTACAGTTTCGGCGCTTCTCGAGCAGTTATGAAAGCGTGACCAGTGGGTGTGCTGGCGAGAAGAATCTCGAGATGGGAAGCCGACTAAGATCCCAGTGACACCGGGGAGTGGTGAGTTTGCGTCCTCGACGGATCCGACCACATGGGCGTCAGCCGAGACGGCGCTCGAGTATGCCGACTCGAGAGAGGCGGATGGCATTGGGTTCGTGTTTACCGACGACGATCCCATCGTTGGCGTCGACTTGGATGACTGCCGAGATCCGGAAACTGGGGACGTCGACGACCGAGCGCGGGATATTATCGAGCGACTCGATTCCTATACGGAGATCTCACCCTCGGGAACTGGCTTCCATGTGCTCATCGAGGGTAAGCTCCCGGACGGACGGAATCGACGTGGAAGTATCGAACTGTACGACACTGCTCGGTTTTTCACCGTGACCGGTGATTCCCTCGAGGAGACGCCTAACCATGTATCCCGTCGACAGGATGCACTCGAGGCGATTCACCGAGAGTACGTCCAGAACACCGATACTGACGCGAAATCCGAATCCGAGAATCGTGGCACGACTAACGAGCAGATATCGACGAACACGGCAGTCGAGATCGACGTTGACCTCGAGGACGAGGAGTTGCTCGAGAAGGCGCGAAATGCGTCGAACGGTGAGAAGTTCGAGCGGTTATGGCGCGGTTCAACCGCCGGCTACGAGAGCCAGTCAGAGGCTGATATGGCGCTGTGCTGTTTACTGTCGTTCTGGACTGGTGGCGATCACACACGAGTGGATCGGCTCTTCCGCCAGTCTGGCCTTCTCCGGGAAAAGTGGGACGACGTCCACTATGGGGATGGCTCGACGTACGGCGAGAAGACCATCGAACGAGCGGTAGCGAACACCTCCGAGTTCTACGATCCGGACGCTCGAGAGGACTCGAGCGAACCGAGTTCCAAAGAGAGCGAGTCGTCGACCGCCGAGAACCGTGATGAGCCAGCACAGAATCATGCGTATCTAGTCGAGAAAAATCGACTGTTGTCTGACCGCGTCGACGACCTCGAGGCAACACTCGAGGAGAGAGACGACCGTATCGCCGAACTCGAGGCAACCAACGAAAGGCTCCGAGAGCAACTCAGTGATTACCAGGAGGAACTTGAGCGGCGTGAGGACTCTTCGGATCCCGAGATGGATGGGACTCCTGATCAAGACGACTCAATCTGGACGCGTGCACGGCGGTTCGTCGGGGATGACAACTGAGTCTTGTAGAGGTGTCATAGAACGATCCACGTAGGGTTCTTTTCGCGCTATCCGGACTGAACTATCTGTTCACTACAGATGCGAATTGCTCACCGCAGATTCTACAAGCTGAGTGAGATATTTCGATACTCGTGCGAAATCTGCGCCCTGTATCTCGCACAGCAGTCCTAGAGGAATGCGGTCTATCGGCCTGATTAGTACCGGTCTATCGACGTACAGCCATTTCTGAAAAATCGCCATTACAACCGTTATTTCTACCGATGAAGACTGGTATTTGGTTCACTCACACCGCTGAACAGCCGTTATGAGTTGGCTTTTTGGAAGCCACTCGTAAGAGAGGGTGGGAAGGTCATTTCGGTTGTGAAACTGTTGGTAGTGGTCTTGAAGACGATTCTCTGACCGCTCGTGGCGGTCGGTATCGGCCCCTGTATTTTCAATCCCCTTCTCGAGTGAATTGATTTTGTGTGCGAGTCCCATCAGCGGCCCGGCCGCTGCGGACTCTTTGAAGAGAATTCCGTCATCGGTCTCTCTGGAGATGCATCCAACGAACATTGTGGGTGTGGCTCTGTCCGTGACTTCAACCTTCTCGTCGGCCAACCAATCTGGCAGTTGAATGAAAATATCATCGGTACCAAGGAGTCCCAACAATTGCCATAGTTGCCGGGTTTTCTGTTCATTGAGACGCCCCCGTTCCCGGGCATCTTCCAGAGAGATATCGTACTCAGCGAGGGTATCTGGATGCCACGCACGGGCAAATGAGTCATAGTCGGCGTATTTGGTAATCAGATCAGTCACTCCGACATAAGAGGGGGTGCAAACATATTAATATTCCACCGATCTTGACAGCTGTTCTGATCAGTGACTGCGGATACCGGAGTCGTCATGCTGCATGCATGCTCTGGATCTTGCAGGCCCTTTGTGACAACCATTGTCGGAACTGGCAACCAGTCCGGTCACTTTGTTATCTGTACTTACCGAATCAACATCTCCATGACTCTCTCGGGCCCATTTTTCAAGCGTGACCAGTACAAAATTACGGCAATCACACATGCGTACTGTTCGATGTTCTCCAGTACATGACACTCAGATTATGCTGTCACCATACCTGCTTATGGAGCGAGGGGATGTCTCTCCTCTATGACCGATCCGAGTAGCGACGAGTTCGACCCAACAGCACCAGACCAACGGGAAATCGGCCGCGAAATGGTCGAGGACAGTACGGGACTTGGTTCGGTGATGGCCCACGCCTATCGCGGAGAGATAGACCGAGTGGGGACGTGGCGGCAGCGCCTCGACGAGACGACGACGTGGGCGGTGACGCTGATGGCGGCAATCTTGACGTGGGCGTTTTCGAGTGCTGATAACCCACACTATATCTTGCTAATCGGGATCGTTGTCGTCACCATCTTTCTGGGCATCGAAGCACGGCGGTACCGGGACTACGATGTCTTTCGCTCTCGTG encodes:
- a CDS encoding phage NrS-1 polymerase family protein → MCWREESRDGKPTKIPVTPGSGEFASSTDPTTWASAETALEYADSREADGIGFVFTDDDPIVGVDLDDCRDPETGDVDDRARDIIERLDSYTEISPSGTGFHVLIEGKLPDGRNRRGSIELYDTARFFTVTGDSLEETPNHVSRRQDALEAIHREYVQNTDTDAKSESENRGTTNEQISTNTAVEIDVDLEDEELLEKARNASNGEKFERLWRGSTAGYESQSEADMALCCLLSFWTGGDHTRVDRLFRQSGLLREKWDDVHYGDGSTYGEKTIERAVANTSEFYDPDAREDSSEPSSKESESSTAENRDEPAQNHAYLVEKNRLLSDRVDDLEATLEERDDRIAELEATNERLREQLSDYQEELERREDSSDPEMDGTPDQDDSIWTRARRFVGDDN
- a CDS encoding universal stress protein; this translates as MYDDILVPTDGSDASDAAVAHAISIAKPHGATVHFLHVIDIGTEMSASGLGTIAPELTETLEQEGTDALESAQERAEAAGVQHERTMLEGTPQEAITDYSSDHSVDLIVMGQSGRSGLKEHIIGSSTDRVIRSGEAPVLVAHAERTESGDGK